In Mytilus edulis chromosome 6, xbMytEdul2.2, whole genome shotgun sequence, the following proteins share a genomic window:
- the LOC139527967 gene encoding serine-rich adhesin for platelets-like has product MSETGNPTEKKMSQNQTPSVQSVESSQSQELCTSTEYTGSQKSVISLSTTSISQTNSQSSVISLSTELSEDDMFNNVSTEPSDSDTCSTSTPNQFIDLRNFYPSVVRYCQGLTVLTGSSNKTSSTMTDIQILMTNGSDKRLLPENMPTYFNDPKSSLESGQNQPAYVLLKSNKVICILIDNIEPGQYILKRFCKKVKVMHEKVVTDKDLKNVNVSKAIVSKYSGPVTDDYQGDSQIFILGSFHKQPLNFKMISTHQPLSTKLALLEQDETQTLLEQTSSAKHDQIFLQMINNAVKQMKTVTTKKSRKKKLKSDINNNLDGLENDFNEPVKKKPKFQLRIVLKNKELV; this is encoded by the coding sequence ATGAGTGAGACAGGGAACCCAACAGAAAAGAAAATGTCTCAAAACCAGACACCATCCGTACAGTCAGTAGAATCATCACAGTCTCAGGAGTTATGCACTTCGACTGAATACACTGGTAGTCAAAAGTCTGTTATTTCTTTATCTACCACCTCTATATCACAAACAAACAGTCAGTCATCAGTAATCTCTTTATCAACCGAACTATCTGAAGATGACATGTTTAACAATGTCAGCACAGAACCTTCAGATTCAGATACATGCTCAACCAGCACTCCAAATCAGTTCATTGATCTCAGAAATTTTTATCCATCTGTTGTTAGATATTGCCAAGGACTTACTGTTCTTACTGGAAGTTCCAATAAAACATCGTCCACGATGACTGATATTCAGATCCTTATGACCAACGGCAGTGATAAACGATTATTACCAGAAAATATGCCTACATATTTTAATGATCCGAAGAGTTCACTTGAATCTGGGCAAAATCAACCTGCCTATGTCCTGTTAAAGTCAAACAAGGTTATATGTATTCTGATTGACAATATAGAGCCTGGACAATACATTCTAAAAAGGTTTTGTAAGAAGGTCAAAGTCATGCACGAGAAGGTGGTTACtgataaagatttaaaaaatgtaaatgtaagtaaagcaattgtttcaaagtATAGTGGACCTGTTACCGATGATTATCAGGGAGATTCACAGATTTTTATATTGGGATCATTTCACAAGCAACCATTGAACTTTAAAATGATATCCACACATCAGCCATTATCCACAAAACTTGCCTTGCTTGAACAAGACGAAACACAAACACTACTTGAACAGACAAGTTCGGCAAAACATGACCAAATATTTTTACAGATGATTAACAACGctgtaaaacaaatgaaaactgTCACAACAAAGAAAAGCAGGAAGAAGAAACTTAAATCAGACATTAATAACAATTTGGATGGATTGGAAAATGACTTTAATGAACCAGTGAAAAAGAAACCTAAATTCCAACTGAGGATTGTTCTAAAGAACAAGGAATTAGTCTGA